From Myripristis murdjan chromosome 13, fMyrMur1.1, whole genome shotgun sequence:
TGATGTAAGGTTTATTCACTCCAGGCTAAAATCTCAGTAGTTTCCAGTACGacactgtgctctctctccacCCCGGCTCTTACATCTGCAGggcagagaaacactgaagaaaTCGTAGGACTTAACTTTCTATCTGCCTGCTGTTCTCCCAGGGAAGAATAAAGACCTCAAAGGAAAAACAGCTCGTCTCTAACCTTATCAGCCAATGTTCAGGGCAGGGACAGCAGGAGGGATGGTGAGAGCGATTCAGAGGAAACTACTGAGACAGAACAACTTTGCTCTCAATGTGATTTCAGAGAGAATGGAGGGGAGACAATGggatgtgtgtctgagtttttGTGGTCAGGGTTGAAGGTCAACTGATCTCTGATCGTTTGACCTCAGTCTGCTTCTCTGTAATGaactatagtgtgtgtgtgtgtgtgtgtgtgtgtgtgtgggtgtgcctgctgtgtgcaacaaacagacacacggGTAGCTCTGCAGTGCAGCAGACAGGctgttgctggaaaaaaaaaaaaaacaaacgaagaaacccacaaacaaaatattaattaatcaTTTGGACAAACTCATAAGCGCAACATTTTCCAACAAAGATAGAGCTCATTACAACCTTACAAAAGAAGCCACAATCTCTCAGCAGCTTTATAATACTTTATaatgtgtgtgagctgtgtttgGATCTGGGTCAAAAGTCAAAACGTAGACGTCCATACCTACAAATGTGATGCAACACTAAAAAATAAGCAAACCGTGTCCATCAAGACTTCTGGGCAGAAATAAGCAAAAACTCTGTTACTACTGTTTGACCCAGGTCTGCATACTGTATTCTATATTCCTACATCTTTGGATAACAAAATGCGATGGAACTGGTACACATCAGGTCTAATATTTCAAACTCCATCTATAAACATCATcaataatttggaaaaaaaatgtacatctcCTTGGCTGCTAATTATTGCTCCTATGATCTGAATATTCATTGGGATTACAAAGCCTTTCTATTTGTTATTCATATTGCTTTCCTCAATCAGTCTACAATTATGAATTAATACCACAGTACTCTAAATTAAATGCCAACCCATCCAGTAATTTATTATCTTCTCATTCAATTAATTTTAATGACACTGCTTATTTGAGTGCATCTGTCTCTTAATGGTAAATGTCATGAACATCAGAGAAGTCGTTTAATAATCCACACATAGAGAAGTACCACTGTAGTCAATGAAGTCAGCTAGAGGAGATAATTGCAATGATAATGGCTTTGACCAAAAAGTAATGCAATTATATTTCTTAATGTAGGAGGACATTTAATATAATGTTAGCGCACACATTTGTCAGCATTAACTCATGTAGTAAGACTTTAACAAATACAGAATGGCTATTGCAAAATTCATTAAAACCCCATCAGTTATTCCTAGTGAAAAACagtctaaaagaaaaaaatattttctaataCTGCACTGCATATAGCACACAAAGAATTGCTTTttcaaatattgcattaagcTGGAAGATAATTATTGGTGCGGTGCACTCAGTACACGCCCATTAAGAAATGAGGACTGGCTAAATTTGAGAATACTGTTAACAGTACACAATAGTTTTTTCCAGTAGTCAGATTTGGTTAAAAGATAAATACAGCAGGTCAGATATAGAGTGGTACTTACTACCACATACAGCAtaggtgttttctgttgtgaCAAAATAAATGGCCATCAGTGTTTCGACATTTTACCTCAGATTGTGCAATGAAAtgagaaattattattaaatgaaaatataataactaaaaaaaagaaagaaagaaatcgcTCTTCCTTAAAACCAACTGACCAGTCTACCAAACCCAAGTTGGTGtctactgtgacaaaaaaaggaCCTTTTTGAAAATTAAGACACATGAGTTGTAAAATATGCATCAATGAGACATGTTAAGTATTTTCTTTGATTTACAGCCTAGTCTAGTGTAGTAGTTACAATATGTACAATAGAAAACAGTAGTTGTTAGTCATTTTTCAAgggaaaaatcacatttaaatatataatttctcTTTAAAAAGCATTTATGAAATAAGACATCCCCCGTTTTATGTCTTTCCAAAGCAGCACTGATGTGAGATGAACCGGATTTTATATATACCTGTCTTCCAGCTGTCTTCAGTATTTCTTCCTGTTCTCTAATATGTGCAGAGAGATTTCAATTTATTTCCATACGGGTAAAGCATTTCATTAGCAAGACTGAGCTATTACTTGTAAGACAGCAGTTTTGATATAAAAATTGCTCCTGAAAGtgcaaaaactaaataaaagtgTTCAGTGAATTAAAGTGTACGGTGAGATATAAAACCAGAACGCGAGCACCACTGTATTGGACCCCCTAAATCCCGTCATTCTCTCCCACTAAGCTCCTAAGGCCATTTCAACCGTCAATTCTTCATTTAGGTCGCATCAGACAtcatcacattcacattttaaattcatCGTCACCATCATTGTTGtcataatcaaaataataactATGAGAAGAGAAAATGATATTAAATTGAATGAAATCTGTTATCCTCAAACAAAGTACACATGcatatttctttgtgtttatgtgggaATCTGCACTCGCTTTCGTCTGACCATGCATTATGCACACGCTgggatgaaaatgtgtttttgtcactgagagtgcaaaaacacacaaccatcACAATGATCTGGTGCTGAAACTAATCCAGGAATCCAGGTTCTCTGGGAAAATTTCTGTTCAGCTttgcaaaatcacaaaaaataaagttttttatCTCGCTAGCTGAAACAGAATTGCAGTGATGAAGACCACACCAGCCAGCAATGCCATTCGACTGGGGTTGATTTTAACACCGGGTGCTGCTTGTTTACAAAACAGAGGGTCCCATCATCAAGGAGTTGGCATTAGATGAACTCTGTGCTGTAAAATTCTGGTTTATTGTGAGATAAAAAGattgagagaaagacagaaaacagaaagacacagTTGTAAAGGGAATCAGGCTCCTGCAGCCCAGACGGTCTCACAAACCGGATAAGTTTTTTGTTGACGGATCTCCAACACCACAGCATCCACTCACTTATTTAGTCTCACCTTCCAAAGTCACAGTTCAGAAGGTTCAACAAGTTAAAGTGTCAGACCAGTGAGCCCGCTCTGCTCTGAGCAGGCACCATAACGGGCACTGCTCCCATCCGCTCCAGCGTGGCCTGGCTCACAGCGTAGGAGTGCGTGTGCTGGCCGTGTGTCGACGTGGCGGCTGGCTTGAGGCTCACTGAGCCGTTGCTGCGCACCATCGTGGGCGGGGACGGGGCAGAGTTTGTGGTGACCACCAGGGTCTTGGGTGGCGGGAGGGTATGGCTGCCATTGGCAAAGGACGACGTCGTTGCCGCCGTAGGCTGCACGTGGCGGGACAGGGGGGCTGTAGATGGCGCCGTGACCACCGAATTATGTCCGTGTGCCGCGTTCTGGGCATGTCCATGTCCGTGTGCGGTGTGGGCAATGGTGGAGAAGGTCTGGCGCGTGTCTCCATTGTAGCGTGTGTAAGAGTTGGTGTCGTAGTTGGGTTTGGGGTTGTGCCAGTAGCGGCTGTTGTAGGTGTTGGTTGACGTCAGGGTGTCGTTTTCTGAGGACGAGGCGTCTGCGTGGAACGCCTTCACTGAAGATGACCTCTTTGGAGGAAGGTCATCTTCTCTGTTGAGGAGAAAATTTACGTCAGCTAGTGTAAGTGAAGagtaaatatgacattttttggtTTGAgtgaaacaaatcaaacattGGCCCAATTTAGTGACAGATTTTCAAAGAAGCTGTTCAATTCCAAAATTACATGTCACACCTCAACGACAAATACAAAATTCAAGCCTTTGCTATATGCACCTGTAGAGGTAATTCTGAGCCCAAAAATATCAACACTGTAAAGGGTAATAAAGATAAGAGAGCTCATAATGAAGAACATAAATCAGCATTAGTCTAGAAACGTTAGGGCTTAAGAAGTATCAGCGATACTTTGTAGCATGGGCCTAGCAATCAGGTGATACTTTTTAATGGGTTGATATAAGGCTCAAAAGGATTCGGTGATACTTTTCAATGGGTTGACATGAGGCTCAAAAGGATCAAGTGATACTTTTTAATGAGTAGACATCCACCTGCACTGATCACAAATGTTATGCTATAATGCAGTTCAAAGCCTGACCTATTTTGAGTGTGTCCAATCAGCCCTTTTCTGATCTAGAAAAGAGACCGCAAAGCATCGGCCAAGATCTACAAACCCAAGGTAAATCTGACCCAATTAGTAGCTGTTATCTCACCAGCTGGCTGAATGCTGACACTGCTACTCCTGGGATCATATATGATCTCTTTGTATGAACAGAATTGCTGACACGATGGTTTTTGGTCCCCGAGAAATTGCCTAATTGCCACCCAGGAGTTGGGAGGATATATAAACAGGTGTATAAAGTAAGAACGCCAGTCCTTCTCTATGAtcgactcactgtttgtttccatttgagatctcgaatgaaaataaacctgcctgcttAAGACTCTGCCTGGTTCTTAGTCATAATTTTTGAAGCCTCCAAGActtattttattggtgtttttggtaccaagtctAAGAAGTTTTCTgcaatctggcctgatctggaCAGAAGTTTCCACATCACGTCATGACCAAAACTgtcctattttgacttctgCTTAACAGTGTTGATCatatctgtccatcacaaataTTTGAATGCACCTGGAAAAAATAGTTCAAGTGTTCAAAATTTTACCAGGGTTCTGGTCAGCCAAACATTCACGATTACCAACCGTATTTGTAGCAAAGCAGATTCTCATgctttttgaacatgaatgaatgaataaattagcCTTGACTAAGCTTCCAAAGCTTATTGTGCGCACACTTTCATCTCTGTTTAATATGATCCACAGGCAGCAGTTTGTTTAGATAGTTTTACACAGCATATCGATTTAACACGCATCAAAGGTCTCTGTCCGTGGCTCTAAATTGTACCCATGATTTAAAACGAAGCAAACATTTTGATCACAGGCTAACGAAACATAAAACTGTGTGAACAGCCTGATCGCTCTCCGCTGAATCAACACACTGAAGCTGATCGTTTCAAAGACATCAGTCATATAGgaaaagatagaaaaaacaCCGCCAATTAGAACATCTTCAAATATTTATCACAAGTCCTCTATCAGGAATTAATAGTTAAAAGAGCTTGGGGGCACCTCCAGGCAGTCGAGATGCGATGTTCACTGAGAATCTAAATACCgcttttattcatttctgcTCATGGAGCTGTGCAGCATGTTGTAgtttcactgagaaaaaaaaaaaaaaaaacctactgcATCTGAATGAAATATACAGTGATTTCAAATAAGATTTCAGGAAATATACACTGCAGGTTTTGAAACTGCTTATAGATACATTCAAACACCACTCATTTAAAGGGTGTTTTATCAGGTGCTCTGTAGAGGAGCTTCCTGGTACATGTGGCTGAGGAGAAAAATCTCCATTGTGATTTGCTTTGTAAATGGGAAAAGCACAAGCCTGTAGGGGAGCGAATTGTGAATGCAGGGATGTGGTTGAGCCCAAAATGAGACAGATGTTATCCAAACCAGCCAAAAGCCTGAAGTATTTGAACAATGATTTATCTTCCAGTTGATTTATGAAGTAATTTAGGCGAGGAATTGCCATCCATTTAAACAGAGATTCGCAGACTGCCTGAAAAGAAAAATTAGCCGGTGATGAGTAAAGAAGTTGCTGCCAGGAGATAAAACTAAAGTTGAGAGCCCAaatttttaaatccattttaCCGGGCTGGCTTTTCTGTGTTGAATGATGCTGCCAGATTTTGCACTCTGCAATCCAAAACAAAGCCACGCTTGAATTAAACATGTGATTGCCGTTGAAAATACAGCAACCTGCACTGCGACACTGGAGTATTCAAACAAATTACTTGATTTCAACAGAGGCACTCAGCCAGTTCATCCATGGGTGCTATTATGTCTGTTCCTCATGCACTGGAGACTACTGCAGCTGACCAAAACTGCATGCTgcaaggggagagagaagatgcTGATTGGAAGCCCAACCTGATCTCATTGGGTATTTCCTCCTCGTCGTACTTGTTCTTATTCTTCCAGTAGAAGAGCGTGACCACCACGAGCAGGGAGCAGATGATGACAGCCAGGACTCCTGTGGCAATCGTCCCTGCTATCAGACCCACACTCTGAGGCTGGGCTAAGGGGCAAAGAGCagggaggaaaacacaaaataattcacTGAGGAAACCGTTTAAGTCCCACTATGTCTCCCTCGGCTCAACAAAAGGCCGGAGGGGCTGCAGCAAACTAATTTAACACCAGACACTACAGCGCGTTGATCAATACGTTTACTTGCCAAGAATATGTCTACTCCTTCAAGCAAGTATCGATTTTGGTAAGGACACAGAGTAACAGTATCCTTTGAGGTAATTTGACtcttaaaaaacactttcaggACCTCGTGGCAATTGTTGCCTGACTAATAACACGAGCCTAATCATAGTCCATCACACTACGGTGCCTCTGGTCCTCTAGCCTATTTCAAAAAGCCTCAGTGTACATTATGTTATGAATAAAACATTGCGATTGCGAGCTGAGGTTGAATGCTAATGATATGGTGGTCTCTCTGGTGGCTTGCAGCTAAACCTGTCTCTCAATCCTGAACCAAACGTTTGgcagggatggatggagagagagggaacaagagaaagagaggtatGAATTTGAGTAGGTGTAGCATTATATAATGAGCTCCTGAAGCTCCAGACTTTTGACTCTGCTGTTTTCAAACTGCAGCTGGCaaactgtttttcagtctttcaCAGTGGGACATAGTATATAATGTACACGAGCATATACTTCTTTCCTGTTAATCATTTTACATTCTGCTTAAAGGAAAACAGTCCTATCTTCCACTTTTGTCTAAGTTTgtttcttcactttttcaccGTCTGTCTGTTTGAGTAACTTTATGACTGGCGAGCAACTGGAAAAGTGGTTGCAGTGACGTATCCTTAAAAATTACACAAATAGCTCAAATTTATTAACAGAAAGAGGATCCAACAAGGCACTACAGATCTGCAGTTCGGGCTGCACAtatgtaaaacatatgaaccataacagaaataaataaacaagtccataaataaataagaaagtgAACACAtacataagtaaaataaaatgaaatctaTAGCCTCAGACATCAAGGTCCGAGCAGCATGAGAACTTATTGAGCTTTGATGCTTAATGAACAGTTCATGAATTCTTAAAAGCCACGACTGGTGGGTTTCAGCCTTCACAAAGCCGAGCAAAGTCACTTCAGCGAGTTTGATTGAAAGAAGGAATGAGACCAATCACACACTTGCTTCATCATTACAttgtgagcaaaaaaaaaaaaagattagccTGTGTAATTagatattgtatattttaagaGGATTGAGAAAAAGccatacaatttaaaaaaatttgtGCAGAAGACCATTTGAGCAAAGATGCAGATTCTTTGAGAGATTAACACAAGGAAATAATTTTGAGGCCAAGCTCTTTTCaagaaaatcatgaaaacataAACTTTTTTTGCACCACCACCCTGAGGTCAATGACTGTAATTTTTTGTGCCTGAGTAATGGATGGAATTTGCATCTATCTGCATCTGCCAATTTTGGGGGTTTTTGGTCTTCCGGTTTTTGCTGCACAAACTTTTAGCAGAGAAAATTAGAACTCCTAACTCCTGTTAACTGGCTGGTAGTGGATGCATATGATCAACAAATGTTTCTGactgcagtctttttttttttttttcatttctttccattAGGGgcaaccaatcatgtcttgttgCCGCAGATTTAAATGCGGTAATAATCATGTCCTCTTGCCAGAAATGTGGTAACAATCGTATCATCTTGCCAGAGACTGACAGAGATACATAGCTGCTCTTTTGGAAATGTTCCTGTCCTGATTTGCAGGCCAAGGTAAGACAGTTGTGGCTTGTATTCATTCAAATAAACATTGCAGCATTGTGGTCATCTGACAACATTCAGTAATGTCAGCCAGCTGCTGAAGTGCCTTTGTCAGGTAACTTATCACTTATAGTGGCATTACAAGGTACTCTGCATATTGTCTCCTCTTTATTCCAGCactctcatccacacacactggacacacagccTACCCTGCCGTTCCTGTTTGCCACCCACATGCCCACAGACACGTCTGGCATGACTGAGTGCACTCTAAGTCATATAAAATCCCCTGAAATTCATCATTTGGCACTCCAATGTACTTCTGAGCACTTTCCCCCGCACCGTGTggacattgcatttttttttttttttttttagattttcaaGCTGAAAAAAGGCTGCCTATATTTCTGAAAGTGAGCAGCAATAGCCAATGACACACAGCCAGATGAAGGGAGAGTAAAGTCCTTGTTAAAATCGTCCTTGTCTAGTTATCCAAACTGTCTGGCCTGCTTGTCTGGCCTCTAAACAAACTCTCTGCCTGTTTATGTGACTGATTAGTGTCAGACGAGGAGACGGCGAGaccttcctgtccctgtggcactttgttgtttgtttgtttcattctgtttttttgttttgttttgttttgttttgtttgttttcatatttgtctctctgtctgtctgtttgacaAGTGTCATTCGAGGAGAGAGCTGCTAACTTtatccctgtctgtctgtctgtctgcaagtGAGATGGGGAGACGGCTTTTCTGTTTATAAAATGTTCATCCCTTAACACAGCCATCTGTCAGCCCATCTGCACATGACAATAACAGTGTCATCGTGCATCAGCATAAGGAGCAGCATGGATGATTATACGCACCTGTCAAATTGGAAAAATACAACTCATGTTGATGCTTAAGGTCTAATAAAGTTTTATACTATAAGCGCACAATAAGTGTTAAGCGTGTTGGACTTTTATACGTTATTATAAGAACATTAAGACCTGCTCTTTACAGATAATAGACTGCACGTTTCTTTATTCAGTCCTATTAAACCCTTTTCAAGAAGATGTAGTCTATGTAtgaatgcatgagtgtgtgtgtgtgtgtgtgtgtgtgtgtgtgtgtgtttgtgtgtgtacttacGTGCTACAACCTGCAGGTTCAGCAGACAAGTGCTCTTGCCAATAGCGTTGCTGGACGTACACTGGTAGAGTCCTGAGGTGCTGGTGCTGATATTCCTCAGTGTTACAGTGCCCTGCATCTGGtctggaggacacacacagagccatggAGCAATTAGgaacccacacacccacccacacacacacacacacacacgcatgcacacatacaggtaAACATGCAAATGCCCAAGCATACAAGCATGCaaacccaacaaaaaataatgtcagcaaacagtgacacaataaaaatacaattagtTAAAAATAACTTAAGTAATCTAATCTATGCATAAAATCTGtggcatttttgtttattttcccacACAAATCTTTTTAAATGTGACATGTTCATTTGAATTATTGCTAAAATCAACCAACAGAGGGTGCCATTCATGACAGTAATCTGAATTTATAGAAAGTTGTCACTGGTACACACACATGGTGGATCTGAAGGTGAAGGTGCAAGTTTTGTTCTCTCTCAAATGATTTGCTGCTTAATAATGAACAGATGAGTTGAGAGTCTTAGGGCAATACACTACTggattcatgaaaaaaaaaggctaccGTTGGGATATCTGAGTTTTGAGAAGTGGAAGTGAGCCAGATTTTTGACCCAGATTTTGCTCTCTTGACGGTGACATGTGATAGTTGGCACGCAGATATCACTGCCGCTGCTCAACAGCTGTCTGCGTCAAACCGCACACACACCGAGAGACAGGAGCAGGAGTGACAGGGACAAATCCAAAATCCTACTGCAATTTCAATCACATTGCAAGCAGCAGAGGACAAATTTAAACTGGCTGTAGAAAATATTAAGAgcacttgttttgtttgttagagAGGCCAGGTTAAAGCTTTGATCCCTTGTCTTCATCATTGAAATCAGAAGAAAGAGGTGCAGCTCAATATTGAGAGGTCCTCCAAATATGTTGTATCCTTAATGCATGATTCAGTAATATAGCATAATGGTGCGATTCATCTGAATTTTGATGAGAGACTAGCATTTAAGTGTTATTTAAGTGTTATATATTTCACTTCTCACTCAAAACCTCTGAGATACATTTGTACTCTGCTGCGTGGATCTATGGCCCTCTTCAGACTTCTGGTTTTAACATTCATCTTGCGTGGTCTGATCATGAGTAAGCAGCTGAGGCAGACTGGCGTTCACACTTGGCACCGTCATGCATCTCGATGTGTAGCAGGTGTGGGTTGTAACGTGTTACAAGTAatggaaatgaagaaatgagtGCAATTTTTGAGGAACAAGTACTCTTTACGTTACTTTCTGTGGGCTGTATTACCCTAACCCAAGTAATTTCTTAAAGCAGCAATCTACTCTTTTTCTTGTTACATTTGACCAAATAGGTTGTGTTACCGTTGTTTCTCCCTTCAAGACTGTTTAAAAGAAAGCCGATGATTTTCATACAGTGAGCTGACAGACACACGTGCTGCACTCAGTGACCTTTTCAACTACAAGTCAAACTGGTCAGATAGCTGGGAAGGTCATATGACTCAATCAGAGGTTGCGGTGAGCAACCTTAGGCTGCACTTAGATCAgtcttttaaattatttgaaaaaaggGAAACAGTTACATTATGAGGTGCTTATGAAGTAAACTCATCATCAACCATCAGCAAATCACACGGCGTGAAAATAGACCAGactaaaaatgtctttttcactgaatgtttttttattcttactttattatttattttgttattactCATACTGAAGAGAAACTATATTCTGTACTCTACCCCTCTGGTCTCCAAGTGACCACTTTGTGATCCAATTTGTGTTTGTCCTCAGATCAGTCAGAatttcttctgtcttttattttgtctttctgttaGTCAAACTCCCTCccattgttttttcctcctcatttctATATtccattttgtctccatctttccaTTATTCCCCACTCATGCTATTCCTCATCTATGGCCCATTAATAAAGCAGTTGAGCTCaacctctctgtttctgtgattACCTGACAAAGACGCCACCAtctcactgaaaaaacaaactcccttcacatgtgaatttcatgCCAACCGCTCACTCGCTCAAATGCTCCTTCCCTCCCCAAAGTGACTACTGAATTTTTGGGGGATACAAAGGGACACATTAGCATTCACACCGGCAAATGCAATGTGGCTCAATGTCGCCACCTCTGGAGGGGTTTGATTGATCAGATCACAGTGCGTCTCCACGACAACCCTGTTTACACCTATGTAGCGCCGTCCACATGTAATACGAGATGCATGGTAAAACCAAGTATGAACACCGTTCAAAGTGCAGCTGtgcaataataatgattttattgCACTGTCATGTGAATCCATTGTAAGATGCCTGTAGTAGTGTagaggcagagaggatgacTGGAGATGAAAATTATTGGACTGTGCCAAAGACACAgctggagaaaagaggagaggccACTACAACAATGTTCTCCAATGCTGAAGTCCAACTGCAGCCCCAGCCCACTGGCATTTGTAATGCTGCTAAATGTGACAGCAGCTGGAAGGGTGTAATGCTCTTTGCTTGGCTAAGGTGGAAATAGTGTGACCACATTGTTTAAACCAGTCCAGGTCTCAGAGCTGCAAGTGTTTGGACTGGGTGGGAATATCGGGGTGGAGTTGGCATGCAGCATGAGAAAAACAGacaccacagaaacataaaacacatacatgAACCAGACACACTTTCACAAATTTACACTTCACACTCCATCTACCCATCCATCCCCCCTCAGCAGGATCAGTGTTGGGTAATCTTCAGGTGGGCCTGGCAGATGAGAGGTGGCAGTGGTGGTGGAGTTGTTGCCGAGTCTGGCAACACTATGTGTGTAAGATTTACCAGCGAAGGTGGGGCAAAAGGGCACTCCGACGGCCAGCTTGTTTTTAGTACCTTGCATGGCGTTGTGCGGCAGCTTGGGCAGCGCGTCCAGCTTCTCCCAGGAGTAGGACGGCGTGGGGATGCCTTCCTCTGAGCTGCACATCAGCATGATGTCGCTGCCCACATCCAGCGTGCCCTGGATTCGACA
This genomic window contains:
- the igsf11 gene encoding immunoglobulin superfamily member 11 isoform X1; protein product: MVKFHNSDLWIAWMIIFCMEGSRFDLHTGKVCVRALDVTVSQSSIQVARGQAAILPCSFTTSAALNNLNIIWMVIPLSNANQPEQPKQVIIYQGGQVFSLANHLNGRVGFVATMPSTSASIFINNTQLSDTGTYQCLVNNLPDRGGRNIGVIGLTVLVPPSVPACRIQGTLDVGSDIMLMCSSEEGIPTPSYSWEKLDALPKLPHNAMQDQMQGTVTLRNISTSTSGLYQCTSSNAIGKSTCLLNLQVVAPQPQSVGLIAGTIATGVLAVIICSLLVVVTLFYWKNKNKYDEEEIPNEIREDDLPPKRSSSVKAFHADASSSENDTLTSTNTYNSRYWHNPKPNYDTNSYTRYNGDTRQTFSTIAHTAHGHGHAQNAAHGHNSVVTAPSTAPLSRHVQPTAATTSSFANGSHTLPPPKTLVVTTNSAPSPPTMVRSNGSVSLKPAATSTHGQHTHSYAVSQATLERMGAVPVMVPAQSRAGSLV
- the igsf11 gene encoding immunoglobulin superfamily member 11 isoform X2; this encodes MVKFHNSDLWIAWMIIFCMEGSRFDLHTGKVCVRALDVTVSQSSIQVARGQAAILPCSFTTSAALNNLNIIWMVIPLSNANQPEQVIIYQGGQVFSLANHLNGRVGFVATMPSTSASIFINNTQLSDTGTYQCLVNNLPDRGGRNIGVIGLTVLVPPSVPACRIQGTLDVGSDIMLMCSSEEGIPTPSYSWEKLDALPKLPHNAMQDQMQGTVTLRNISTSTSGLYQCTSSNAIGKSTCLLNLQVVAPQPQSVGLIAGTIATGVLAVIICSLLVVVTLFYWKNKNKYDEEEIPNEIREDDLPPKRSSSVKAFHADASSSENDTLTSTNTYNSRYWHNPKPNYDTNSYTRYNGDTRQTFSTIAHTAHGHGHAQNAAHGHNSVVTAPSTAPLSRHVQPTAATTSSFANGSHTLPPPKTLVVTTNSAPSPPTMVRSNGSVSLKPAATSTHGQHTHSYAVSQATLERMGAVPVMVPAQSRAGSLV